The following is a genomic window from Vibrio cyclitrophicus.
GCTTCTAACGGCTCACCGCGACGAAGTAGGGCATTACCGCCGAGTGCAACAACAACAGTTTGCTTAGTCATAATTGTGTTCTCTCATTTTGGCCAAGCTGAGGTGATTTAAGATTCATTCAACCTGGCCGTTTCGTCTTAGTGATTAAATACCATCACGCTCAATTGGGCAGCTCATGCAGCGTGCGCCACCGCGACCGCGACCAAGTTCGTCTCCTGGAATCGGAAGAACCGTGATGCCTGCTTTGTCGTATTTTTCGTTGGTGTATGTGTTGCCTTCGTAGCCAATAACGACGCCAGGTTTAACCGTTAGAACGTTGTTTGCATCGTTCCACTGTTCACGTTCTGCATGGAAGTTGTCGCCACCCGTTGTGATTAGGTTTAGCTTGTCTACGCCAAGTGCTTTTTCGATAGCCGTTACGAAGTAGCCTTCTTCTTTCACTTTCACAGCGCCTGACTCATCACCAGTTAGGTTCCAGCACTGCACATCCTTACTCACCACTTCAGGGTAAACAGAGAACGTATCTTCGTTCATGTGCGTCATAACGGTGTCTAAGTGCATGCAAGAGCGGTGTTTTGGTAGCTGCATTGCGATAACTTGTTTCGCTTGACCGTGTTTGAATAGGTTCGATGCTAAGTGCTCAACACCTTGTGCTGTTGTACGCTCAGACATACCGATAAGCACCGTGCCACGACCGATAACAAGAACGTCACCACCTTCAATTGTTGAGTTGTCGTAGTTGATGTTTTCTTCATCGCCAAAGTATTTAATGAAGTCTTGACCTGCGAATGTTGGATGCCAGCGATAAATAGCACGAACGTGGTTGGTTTCACGTTGACGAGCGGGTTTCGCCATTGGGTTGATAGATACGCCACCGTATACCCAGCAAGATGTGTCGCGAGTAAATAGGTGGTTTGGTAAAGGCTCGATTATGAAGTCGGTTGGTGCGTGCATGCCTTGCATCATTGAAGATGATTTCATTGGCATCTCAGCGTAAGACAAACCGCCCGTTAAGATTTTTGCTAACTCTAGGGTTGGTAAATCGCCCAAGTAGCAGCGCACATCATTGGCGAATGTTTTACCCAAACGGTAATCAGATACTTGGCAGTTTAGTAGCCAATCTTTCGCTTCTGGCACGGCTAGCGTGTCTGCTAGCAGGTCTGTAAGAAGAAGAACCTCTACACCTTGATCACGTAGCGTTTGAGTAAATGCGTCATGCTCTTTACCCGCACGCTCAACAGCCAATACGTCATCAAACAGCAAATCGTGACAGTTAGAGGGTGTTAGGTGAGTCAGTGCGCGTCTTGGGCGGTGAACTAGAACGCGGCGTAATTGACCTATTTCAGAACCTACATAGAACTTACTCATGATCGTCTCTCTCTTATATATTTGAATTACTTTTATCGCTAAGAGTAATTATTTATTTTCAGTTGAGAAGAATGAATTATTTATTCATGTCTCTTGTCTGGAATTAATATTACGCCTGCTAGTCAGGTATTCTTAGAGATCTATCACAAATCGTTTTTTATCCCGCAGCCCTTTAAAATCAAGGGTTTTAACAAACTTTATGCACTTTCAACTATTGCCAACCTTTTCTAAATAGTTAACTCCTTGGGAATATTATGCATGCTTTTTTAACTCAACTTACTAGAATCTAATTTATGAGGGATTATATGCAGAATAGTTTTATTGATAAGAATGTACTTAGATTGGAAGTATGCAGAGTTTCTATTTATATATTTAATTTTGGATGTGAAATTAATTAAATTTTAACAAAATAAATTAGAATAAAGCTGTTGTGGTCACATTTTAAAATCGTCTGTTTAAGTGTGTTTTTTGATAAAAAAGAGCGTTAATCCTCGTCTGTTTATTAGACTGTAAATTACTTTAAATATAATTAGCTCTAATAAGTGACTAACTATCTGGATAAATATCATGGCTGCTAATTGAGTGTTATTTCATCAAGCTAATTTGATGTCTATAAGTAGGGTGTTTCTTTAGTGATGAGTACTTTTGGTTACGCTGAGCCTTAGTAGGAGCAGGAGGTGTCTTGAATGTCGCGTGTATGGCTTTGAGGACCTATTTTAGCAGCAGAGGGTCACATTGGGAGAGGGATTAATAAAAAAGCCGCTATGGGAAGCGGCTTTGGATGAGAACAGAGTGAAGCGTTTTGAGTTAGATCAGAGCACCAATACTCAGTACCACAATACAAAATACCATTAAGATGCCGACTAATGGCATCACCCATTTAACCCAGCGTACATATGGAACGCGAGCAATCGCTAAGCCACCCATCACAACCGCAGAGGTTGGGGTGATTAGGTTTACCAAGCCTGATGCGGATTGGTAAGCGGTAATCACTAGGTCTCGACCTACACCTGCAAAGTCAGCCAGTGGTGCCATGATTGGCATGGTGAGTACCGCTAAGCCAGAGGTCGATGGCACTAAGAATGACAATAGAATTTCTAAGAAGAACATCACGTTAATAAAGATAACTGAAGAAAGTCCGGTAACCATTTGTTCTGCAGAGAATAGAATTGTATCGGTGATCATACCGCGGTCCATTACGACCACGATACCACGTGCAATACCTATGATAAGCGCAACACCCAGTAGATCACGGGCACCGTCAATGAAGCTCGTGGTAAACTCTTCTTCGCTCATGCGAGCCACAATACCAACGATAATAGTTGCAGCTAGGAACATCGCTGAGATTTCAGCCATCCACCATCCAGCAACGGATACGCCGTAAATCATCACAGCGAACGAGCCACCAAAAATAGTCAGAATCAGTTTACGAGTCATGGTGAATTCAAGTTTTTCGCC
Proteins encoded in this region:
- the arcA gene encoding arginine deiminase; translated protein: MSKFYVGSEIGQLRRVLVHRPRRALTHLTPSNCHDLLFDDVLAVERAGKEHDAFTQTLRDQGVEVLLLTDLLADTLAVPEAKDWLLNCQVSDYRLGKTFANDVRCYLGDLPTLELAKILTGGLSYAEMPMKSSSMMQGMHAPTDFIIEPLPNHLFTRDTSCWVYGGVSINPMAKPARQRETNHVRAIYRWHPTFAGQDFIKYFGDEENINYDNSTIEGGDVLVIGRGTVLIGMSERTTAQGVEHLASNLFKHGQAKQVIAMQLPKHRSCMHLDTVMTHMNEDTFSVYPEVVSKDVQCWNLTGDESGAVKVKEEGYFVTAIEKALGVDKLNLITTGGDNFHAEREQWNDANNVLTVKPGVVIGYEGNTYTNEKYDKAGITVLPIPGDELGRGRGGARCMSCPIERDGI